In Panthera tigris isolate Pti1 chromosome C1, P.tigris_Pti1_mat1.1, whole genome shotgun sequence, the following proteins share a genomic window:
- the LSM10 gene encoding U7 snRNA-associated Sm-like protein LSm10 isoform X2, with amino-acid sequence MAVSHSVKERTISENSLIILLQGLQGQVTTVDLRDESVARGRIDNVDAFMNIRLASVTYTDRWGHQVELDDLFVTGRNVRYVHIPDDVNITATIEQQLQAIHRVRNFGGKGQGRREFPSKKYK; translated from the coding sequence ATGGCCGTGAGCCACTCGGTGAAGGAGCGGACCATCTCTGAGAACAGCCTGATTATCCTGCTGCAGGGCCTCCAGGGCCAGGTGACCACTGTGGACCTGCGCGACGAGAGCGTGGCCCGCGGACGCATAGACAACGTGGACGCTTTCATGAACATCCGCCTGGCCAGTGTCACCTACACGGACCGCTGGGGGCATCAGGTCGAGCTGGATGACCTCTTCGTGACAGGCCGTAACGTCCGTTACGTCCACATCCCGGATGATGTGAACATCACGGCGACCATTGAGCAACAGCTGCAGGCCATCCACCGGGTGCGCAACTTTGGCGGCAAGGGCCAAGGCCGGCGGGAATTTCCCTCCAAAAAGTATAAATGA
- the LSM10 gene encoding U7 snRNA-associated Sm-like protein LSm10 isoform X1 encodes MLREDRAARLLPWLPSPAAGGRRPRQALASFADSPRCGRMAVSHSVKERTISENSLIILLQGLQGQVTTVDLRDESVARGRIDNVDAFMNIRLASVTYTDRWGHQVELDDLFVTGRNVRYVHIPDDVNITATIEQQLQAIHRVRNFGGKGQGRREFPSKKYK; translated from the exons ATGCTCCGGGAGGACCGAGCGGCCAGGCTGTTGCCATGGCTTCCTAGTCCCGCCGCGGGAGGGAGGCGGCCCCGCCAGGCGCTCGCTAGCTTCG CCGACAGCCCTCGGTGTGGAAGAATGGCCGTGAGCCACTCGGTGAAGGAGCGGACCATCTCTGAGAACAGCCTGATTATCCTGCTGCAGGGCCTCCAGGGCCAGGTGACCACTGTGGACCTGCGCGACGAGAGCGTGGCCCGCGGACGCATAGACAACGTGGACGCTTTCATGAACATCCGCCTGGCCAGTGTCACCTACACGGACCGCTGGGGGCATCAGGTCGAGCTGGATGACCTCTTCGTGACAGGCCGTAACGTCCGTTACGTCCACATCCCGGATGATGTGAACATCACGGCGACCATTGAGCAACAGCTGCAGGCCATCCACCGGGTGCGCAACTTTGGCGGCAAGGGCCAAGGCCGGCGGGAATTTCCCTCCAAAAAGTATAAATGA